From Actinoplanes oblitus, a single genomic window includes:
- the smc gene encoding chromosome segregation protein SMC: MHLKSLTVKGFKSFASATTLRLEPGITCVVGPNGSGKSNVVDAIAWVLGEQGAKALRGGKMEDVIFAGTAGRAPLGRAEVTLTIDNNDGALPIDYTEVSITRRMFRDGASEYEINGNSCRLLDIQELLSDSGIGREMHIIVGQGRLDAMLHAKPEDRRSFIEEAAGVLKHRKRKEKAIRKLDAMQVNLNRLNDLTAELRRQLKPLGRQAEVARRAAGIQADLRDARLRLLADDLFTLRTTLDKEIADESAMRQRRGEVEEENREVQRMLADLEFAHAEDAPLLQAAQDTWYKLSALQERFRSTEQLATERLRHLAATPDDERPGRDPEMLEAEAERVREQEEELREALTEDQMRLAEAVEHRQDLERQLAAAEGELRAAAKAIADRREGLAKLVGNVNAARARTSSAAEEIERLAAAHEDALMRAEAAQAEVDVVSAESSDADRDNADLDARHDEAVAAHDKAAAVVRELSDAERAAEKDAASLKAREEALALGLRRKDGAGALLARTGQVPGLLGSLASMLTVRPGHETALSAALGSLADSVALASLDEAVEAVRTLKIADAGRASLVIAAPAGPGLRGSLDALRPALPEGAVWAPDVIDCPEQIRPALNRALRDVVLVADLAAAVALVAENAELRAVTPDGDVLGTYAAAGGSAKATSYIEVQAAVDEAKAGRAAAEERIAELKERLAEVRAQVAELKQAVQVAAAAKRAAEGERNAAARRLAELGAAARSAKAESERLGASRQKAEAAREADLIRVAELEERLRLAEDTPIDEEPSTEERDRLAALVPQARQNEMEVRLAVRTAEERVSSIAGRADSLMRQANQERQARERAAARRAARARGAEIARAVAAGASTALARVRVSVAAAAEERDRIAQERTSREAELQEVRATAKRLVTELERLTSEVHRDEMARAEQRMRIEQLEAKAAEDFSLDVETLISEYGPEQPVPPTQAEVAAAEKDGKPVPEPVPFHRATQEKRANKAERDLTMLGKVNPLALEEFAALEERYKFLSDQLEDLKATRKDLLTVVKDVDDRILEVFTSAFEDTAREFQTVFQVLFPGGEGRLVLTDPEDMLTTGVEVEARPPGKKIKRLSLLSGGERSLTAVAMLCAIFRARPSPFYIMDEVEAALDDVNLGRLITLFQQLREKSQLLIITHQKRTMEVADALYGVTMRAGVTQVISQRLNTEPTAPPATPEAD, encoded by the coding sequence GTGCACCTCAAGAGCCTGACGGTCAAGGGCTTCAAGTCCTTCGCCTCCGCCACCACGTTGCGGCTGGAACCGGGCATCACCTGTGTGGTGGGGCCGAACGGGTCCGGCAAGTCGAACGTCGTCGACGCCATCGCCTGGGTGCTCGGCGAGCAGGGCGCGAAGGCACTGCGCGGCGGCAAGATGGAGGACGTCATCTTCGCCGGTACGGCGGGGCGGGCGCCGCTGGGCCGGGCCGAGGTCACGCTCACCATCGACAACAACGACGGCGCCCTGCCGATCGACTACACCGAGGTCTCGATCACCCGGCGGATGTTCCGGGACGGCGCCAGCGAGTACGAGATCAACGGCAACTCCTGCCGGCTGCTCGACATCCAGGAGCTGCTCAGCGACTCCGGCATCGGCCGCGAGATGCACATCATCGTCGGCCAGGGCCGGCTGGACGCGATGCTGCACGCCAAGCCGGAGGACCGCCGCTCGTTCATCGAGGAGGCGGCCGGTGTCCTGAAGCACCGCAAGCGCAAAGAGAAGGCGATCCGCAAGCTCGACGCGATGCAGGTCAACCTGAACCGGTTGAACGACCTGACCGCGGAGCTGCGGCGCCAGCTCAAGCCGCTGGGCCGGCAGGCCGAGGTGGCCCGGCGGGCCGCCGGCATCCAGGCCGACCTGCGCGACGCCCGGCTCCGGCTGCTCGCCGACGACCTGTTCACGCTGCGGACGACGCTGGACAAGGAGATCGCCGACGAGTCCGCGATGCGGCAGCGGCGGGGCGAGGTGGAGGAGGAGAACCGCGAGGTCCAGCGGATGCTCGCCGACCTGGAGTTCGCGCACGCCGAGGACGCGCCGCTGCTGCAGGCCGCCCAGGACACCTGGTACAAGCTCTCCGCCCTGCAGGAACGGTTCCGTTCCACCGAGCAGCTGGCCACCGAGCGGCTGCGGCACCTGGCCGCCACCCCGGACGACGAGCGCCCGGGCCGCGACCCGGAGATGCTGGAGGCCGAGGCCGAGCGGGTCCGCGAGCAGGAGGAGGAGCTGCGCGAGGCGCTCACCGAGGACCAGATGCGGCTGGCCGAGGCGGTCGAGCACCGCCAGGACCTGGAACGTCAGCTGGCCGCCGCGGAGGGCGAGCTGCGCGCGGCCGCGAAGGCGATCGCCGACCGCCGTGAGGGCCTGGCCAAGCTGGTCGGCAACGTGAACGCGGCGCGGGCCCGGACCAGCAGTGCCGCCGAGGAGATCGAGCGCCTGGCGGCCGCGCACGAGGACGCGCTGATGCGGGCCGAGGCGGCGCAGGCCGAGGTGGACGTGGTCTCCGCCGAGTCGTCGGACGCCGACCGGGACAACGCCGACCTGGACGCGCGGCACGACGAGGCGGTCGCCGCGCACGACAAGGCCGCCGCCGTGGTCCGGGAGCTCTCCGACGCGGAACGCGCCGCCGAGAAGGACGCGGCCAGCCTCAAGGCGCGGGAGGAGGCGCTCGCCCTCGGCCTGCGGCGCAAGGACGGCGCGGGCGCGCTGCTGGCGAGGACCGGCCAGGTGCCCGGTCTGCTGGGCAGCCTGGCGTCGATGCTGACCGTCCGGCCCGGCCACGAGACGGCGCTCTCGGCGGCCCTGGGCTCGCTCGCCGACTCGGTCGCCCTGGCCAGTCTGGACGAGGCGGTGGAGGCCGTCCGTACCCTCAAGATCGCCGACGCGGGCCGGGCCTCGCTGGTGATCGCGGCCCCGGCCGGGCCGGGCCTGCGGGGGTCGCTGGACGCGTTGCGGCCGGCCCTGCCGGAGGGCGCCGTCTGGGCGCCCGACGTGATCGACTGCCCGGAGCAGATCCGGCCGGCGCTCAACCGCGCGCTGCGTGACGTGGTGCTGGTCGCCGACCTGGCCGCGGCCGTCGCCCTGGTCGCCGAGAACGCCGAGCTGCGGGCGGTGACGCCGGACGGCGACGTCCTCGGGACGTACGCGGCGGCCGGTGGTTCGGCGAAGGCGACCAGCTACATCGAGGTGCAGGCGGCGGTCGACGAGGCGAAGGCCGGACGCGCCGCCGCCGAGGAGCGGATCGCCGAGCTCAAGGAGCGTCTCGCCGAGGTACGTGCCCAGGTCGCCGAGCTCAAGCAGGCGGTGCAGGTCGCGGCCGCGGCCAAGCGGGCCGCCGAGGGCGAACGCAACGCGGCCGCCCGCCGGCTGGCCGAGCTGGGCGCCGCGGCCCGCTCGGCGAAGGCGGAGAGCGAACGGCTCGGCGCCTCCCGGCAGAAGGCCGAGGCGGCCCGCGAGGCCGACCTGATCCGGGTGGCCGAGCTGGAGGAGCGGCTGCGGCTGGCCGAGGACACCCCGATCGACGAGGAGCCGTCGACCGAGGAACGCGACCGGCTGGCCGCGCTGGTCCCGCAGGCCCGGCAGAACGAGATGGAGGTGCGGCTGGCGGTGCGTACCGCGGAGGAGCGGGTCTCCTCCATTGCCGGGCGCGCCGACTCGCTGATGCGCCAGGCCAATCAGGAGCGGCAGGCCCGGGAGCGGGCCGCCGCCCGCCGGGCCGCCCGGGCCCGGGGCGCCGAGATCGCCCGCGCGGTGGCGGCCGGCGCGAGCACCGCGCTCGCCCGGGTGCGGGTCTCGGTGGCCGCCGCGGCCGAGGAACGGGACCGGATCGCGCAGGAGCGGACCAGCCGGGAGGCCGAGCTCCAGGAGGTCCGGGCGACGGCGAAACGCCTGGTCACCGAGCTGGAGCGGCTCACCAGCGAGGTGCACCGGGACGAGATGGCCCGGGCCGAGCAGCGGATGCGCATCGAGCAGCTGGAGGCCAAGGCCGCCGAGGACTTCTCGCTCGACGTCGAGACCCTGATCAGCGAGTACGGCCCGGAGCAGCCGGTACCACCCACCCAGGCGGAGGTGGCGGCGGCCGAGAAGGACGGCAAACCGGTCCCGGAGCCGGTCCCGTTCCACCGGGCCACCCAGGAGAAGCGGGCGAACAAGGCGGAACGCGACCTGACCATGCTCGGCAAGGTCAACCCGCTGGCGCTGGAGGAGTTCGCCGCGCTGGAGGAGCGCTACAAGTTCCTCTCCGACCAGCTCGAGGACCTCAAGGCCACCCGCAAGGACCTGCTCACCGTGGTCAAGGACGTGGACGACCGGATCCTCGAGGTGTTCACCTCGGCGTTCGAGGACACCGCCCGCGAGTTCCAGACCGTCTTCCAGGTGCTCTTCCCGGGTGGCGAGGGCCGGCTGGTGCTGACCGACCCGGAGGACATGCTGACCACCGGTGTCGAGGTGGAGGCCCGCCCGCCGGGCAAGAAGATCAAGCGGCTGTCGCTGCTCTCCGGCGGTGAGCGCTCGCTCACCGCGGTGGCGATGCTGTGCGCCATCTTCCGGGCCCGCCCCTCGCCCTTCTACATCATGGACGAGGTCGAGGCGGCCCTCGACGACGTGAACCTGGGCCGGTTGATTACGCTCTTCCAGCAACTTCGGGAGAAGAGCCAGCTGCTCATCATCACGCACCAGAAGCGGACGATGGAGGTCGCCGACGCCCTGTACGGCGTCACTATGCGAGCCGGCGTCACGCAGGTGATCAGCCAGCGGCTCAACACCGAGCCGACTGCCCCACCCGCCACCCCTGAGGCGGACTGA
- a CDS encoding P-II family nitrogen regulator has product MKLVTAVIKPYQLDAVKEALHALGVAGLTVSEVQGYGRQKGHTEVYRGAEYTVEFLPKIKVEVITDELDVEKIVDAVVTASRTGKIGDGKVWVTTVDDVIRVRTGERGLDAL; this is encoded by the coding sequence ATGAAGCTGGTGACCGCGGTCATCAAGCCGTACCAGCTCGACGCGGTGAAGGAGGCTCTGCACGCCCTGGGCGTCGCCGGGCTGACCGTGAGCGAGGTACAGGGTTACGGCCGGCAGAAGGGGCACACCGAGGTGTACCGGGGCGCCGAGTACACCGTCGAGTTCCTCCCGAAGATCAAGGTCGAGGTGATCACGGACGAACTCGACGTCGAGAAGATCGTCGATGCCGTGGTGACGGCCTCGCGGACCGGCAAGATCGGTGACGGGAAGGTCTGGGTGACGACGGTCGACGACGTCATCCGGGTCCGCACCGGCGAGCGCGGCCTCGACGCCCTGTAA
- a CDS encoding alkaline phosphatase D family protein translates to MWAPSRTSLEGRCRAVTAQLLIGPVLRRVVGDRATVWVETSEPARVRIEAGGGAAGSAATFSAYGHHYALVVVSGLAPDSAHAYQVLLDDQQVWPPAGSPYPPSVIRTRAADDAEQPVSLLFGSCRQATPQDTGRQLPPDALDAYARRLMAEPEHRPDLLVLLGDQVYADETSHKVRRFLRRRRAAGHEGPADQVVTFEEYTKLYLESWRDPEVRWLFATVPSVMIFDDHELVDDWNTSASWRADMAARSWWRERISGGLGSYWVYQHLGNLSPDELAADPLFCKVASAGDATDLLRDFGLQVDDPGSAENTDVPYQWSFALDLGRTRLVVLDNRCNRVLTPGARAMLPAAEWDWFLDQAHGAYDHLVVGSSLPWLMPPAIHHLEAWNEAATESRRPGWAAFAEKVRRAFDLEHWAAFGKSFTALGELFRRLGEGGVGAPGHRVGAGGAYAAPASISVLSGDVHHSYVARADFGHPVATPVMQLTCSPIHNEVPLPLRPLMRGSWLPPVARLARALARSAGVAAPAIRWKRLSGPYFGNAVGTLRLDGPTASVVIEGTTRDGRLHEVVATTYQP, encoded by the coding sequence ATGTGGGCACCCTCGAGAACCAGCTTGGAAGGCCGGTGCCGTGCAGTGACCGCGCAACTTCTCATCGGCCCCGTGCTACGCCGGGTGGTCGGTGATCGCGCCACCGTCTGGGTGGAGACCAGCGAGCCCGCGCGCGTCCGGATCGAGGCGGGCGGCGGGGCCGCCGGGTCCGCTGCGACGTTTTCGGCGTACGGCCACCACTACGCCCTCGTCGTGGTCAGCGGCCTGGCCCCCGACTCGGCACACGCGTACCAGGTGCTGCTGGACGACCAGCAGGTGTGGCCGCCGGCCGGTTCGCCCTATCCCCCGTCGGTGATCCGCACCCGGGCCGCCGACGACGCGGAGCAGCCGGTCTCCCTGCTGTTCGGCTCGTGCCGGCAGGCCACCCCGCAGGACACCGGCCGGCAGCTGCCCCCGGACGCGCTCGACGCGTACGCCCGGCGGCTGATGGCCGAGCCGGAGCACCGCCCGGACCTGCTGGTCCTGCTCGGCGACCAGGTGTACGCCGACGAGACCTCGCACAAGGTGCGGCGGTTCCTGCGCCGGCGCCGGGCGGCCGGGCACGAGGGCCCCGCCGACCAGGTGGTGACGTTCGAGGAGTACACGAAGCTCTACCTGGAGTCGTGGCGGGACCCGGAGGTGCGCTGGCTGTTCGCCACCGTGCCGAGCGTGATGATCTTCGACGACCACGAGCTGGTCGACGACTGGAACACCTCGGCGTCCTGGCGGGCCGACATGGCCGCGCGGTCCTGGTGGCGGGAGCGGATCTCCGGCGGGCTCGGGTCGTACTGGGTCTACCAGCACCTGGGCAACCTGAGCCCGGACGAACTGGCCGCCGACCCGCTGTTCTGCAAGGTGGCGTCCGCCGGGGACGCCACCGACCTGCTGCGTGACTTCGGTCTCCAGGTGGACGACCCGGGCTCGGCGGAGAACACCGACGTTCCCTATCAGTGGAGCTTCGCCCTCGACCTGGGCCGCACCCGCCTGGTGGTGCTGGACAACAGGTGCAACCGGGTGCTCACCCCGGGCGCCCGGGCGATGCTGCCGGCCGCCGAGTGGGACTGGTTCCTCGACCAGGCCCACGGCGCGTACGACCACCTGGTGGTGGGCTCGTCCCTGCCGTGGCTGATGCCGCCGGCCATCCACCACCTGGAGGCGTGGAACGAGGCGGCCACCGAGTCCCGCCGGCCCGGCTGGGCGGCGTTCGCGGAGAAGGTGCGGCGGGCCTTCGACCTGGAGCACTGGGCGGCGTTCGGGAAGTCGTTCACCGCGCTGGGCGAGCTGTTCCGGCGGCTGGGCGAGGGCGGGGTGGGCGCGCCCGGGCACCGGGTCGGCGCGGGCGGGGCCTACGCCGCGCCGGCCTCGATCAGCGTGCTGTCCGGGGACGTGCACCACTCGTACGTGGCCCGGGCCGACTTCGGGCACCCCGTCGCCACCCCGGTGATGCAGCTGACCTGCTCGCCGATCCACAACGAGGTGCCGCTGCCGCTGCGGCCGCTGATGCGGGGGTCCTGGCTGCCGCCGGTCGCCCGGCTGGCCCGGGCACTGGCCCGGTCGGCCGGCGTGGCAGCCCCGGCGATCCGGTGGAAACGGCTGTCCGGGCCGTACTTCGGCAACGCGGTGGGCACCCTGCGGCTGGACGGGCCCACCGCGTCCGTGGTGATCGAGGGCACCACCAGGGACGGCCGGCTGCACGAGGTGGTGGCGACGACGTACCAGCCGTGA
- a CDS encoding aminoglycoside phosphotransferase family protein, protein MTQEPLREIPLHGGNVSTVSRIGDTVRRNAGPWTPAVHALLNHLERVGFTGSPSALGMDEKGREVLTYLDGECGEYPLAPHWVTEEALVTVATMLRMFHDAQYGFVPPPGAVWRSFGPPPPDTEVICHHDAAPHNVVWRPDGTLALIDFDLASPGSRIYDVAYAAWTWVPLFSDRDSYTLGWKRPNRPRRLRLFADAYGLIPRDRHRLVRTIRKRIVDHVEGIRRMAAAGDPAFVRIVHKGHLRRPMRDLRLLDYERHTLEYALR, encoded by the coding sequence GTGACGCAGGAGCCGCTGCGCGAGATACCGCTGCACGGTGGCAACGTCAGCACGGTGTCCCGGATCGGCGACACGGTCCGGCGTAACGCCGGACCGTGGACGCCGGCCGTCCACGCGCTGCTCAACCATCTGGAGCGGGTCGGGTTCACCGGCTCGCCCAGCGCGCTGGGCATGGACGAGAAGGGCCGCGAGGTGCTCACCTACCTCGACGGCGAGTGCGGGGAGTACCCGCTGGCCCCGCACTGGGTGACCGAGGAGGCGCTGGTCACCGTCGCCACCATGCTCCGGATGTTCCACGACGCGCAGTACGGTTTCGTGCCGCCGCCGGGCGCCGTCTGGCGCTCGTTCGGCCCGCCGCCGCCGGACACCGAGGTGATCTGCCACCACGACGCCGCCCCGCACAACGTGGTCTGGCGGCCGGACGGCACCCTCGCGCTGATCGACTTCGACCTGGCCTCGCCCGGCTCGCGGATCTACGACGTGGCGTACGCCGCGTGGACCTGGGTGCCGCTCTTCAGCGACCGGGACTCCTACACCCTGGGCTGGAAGCGGCCGAACCGGCCGCGGCGGCTGCGGCTGTTCGCCGACGCCTACGGGCTGATCCCGCGGGACCGGCACCGGCTGGTGCGCACGATCCGCAAACGGATCGTGGATCACGTGGAGGGGATCCGGCGGATGGCGGCGGCCGGCGACCCGGCCTTCGTCCGGATCGTGCACAAGGGTCATCTACGCCGGCCGATGCGTGACTTGCGGCTGCTCGACTACGAGCGGCACACCCTGGAGTACGCCCTCCGCTGA
- a CDS encoding ammonium transporter, which produces MTPGLALFYGGLNRSKGVLNMMMMSFSCIGLVSVLWIIYGFTLAFGVNGSAGLNNILGNFDYLGTPVGKITEEWLFFGANTGIPTYAFLVFQMMFAIITVALISGSVSDRMKFGGWVLFAIAWFTIVYVPVAHWVWGGGFIGAKIRALDFAGGTAVHINAGAAALALALVLGKRVGWPKENMRPHNVPFVALGAGLLWFGWFGFNAGSELTVDGTTVFAFVNTQVATAAALVGWVIVEWLRDGKPTLVGASSGAVAGLVAITPACGFIAPLPAAILGLVAGAVCALAVGLKYKLGYDDSLDVVGVHFVGGWIGSLSIGLFATDAVNSGITDGKILNASNGLFYGGGLTQLGRQFAGSLSVTVYSFVIAAVLALILKSVKLLRVNPEAEIGGIDIADHGETAYENTPAAGSGGGGAFAMAGLKPSAPIDADGKADTSQKVAG; this is translated from the coding sequence ATGACACCCGGTCTGGCGCTGTTCTACGGTGGCCTCAACCGGTCCAAGGGCGTTCTGAACATGATGATGATGAGCTTCTCGTGCATCGGGCTCGTCAGCGTTCTGTGGATCATCTACGGCTTCACCCTGGCGTTCGGCGTCAACGGCAGCGCCGGCCTGAACAACATTCTCGGCAACTTCGACTACCTCGGTACGCCGGTCGGCAAGATCACTGAGGAGTGGCTGTTCTTCGGGGCCAACACCGGCATCCCGACGTACGCCTTCCTGGTCTTCCAGATGATGTTCGCGATCATCACGGTGGCCCTGATCAGCGGCTCGGTCTCGGACCGGATGAAGTTCGGCGGCTGGGTGCTGTTCGCCATCGCCTGGTTCACCATCGTCTACGTCCCGGTCGCGCACTGGGTCTGGGGCGGCGGCTTCATCGGCGCCAAGATCCGCGCGCTGGACTTCGCCGGTGGTACCGCCGTGCACATCAACGCCGGCGCCGCGGCCCTGGCGCTCGCCCTGGTCCTCGGCAAGCGGGTGGGCTGGCCGAAGGAGAACATGCGGCCGCACAACGTGCCGTTCGTCGCCCTCGGCGCCGGCCTGCTCTGGTTCGGCTGGTTCGGCTTCAACGCCGGCTCCGAGCTGACCGTCGACGGCACCACCGTCTTCGCCTTCGTCAACACCCAGGTCGCCACGGCCGCCGCGCTCGTCGGCTGGGTCATCGTGGAGTGGCTGCGGGACGGCAAGCCGACGCTGGTCGGTGCCTCCTCCGGCGCGGTCGCCGGTCTGGTCGCGATCACCCCGGCCTGTGGCTTCATCGCCCCGCTGCCGGCCGCGATCCTCGGCCTGGTCGCCGGTGCGGTCTGCGCCCTGGCCGTCGGCCTGAAGTACAAGCTGGGCTACGACGACTCGCTCGACGTGGTCGGCGTGCACTTCGTCGGCGGGTGGATCGGCTCGCTGAGCATCGGCCTGTTCGCCACCGACGCGGTGAACTCCGGCATCACCGACGGGAAGATCCTGAACGCCAGCAACGGCCTGTTCTACGGCGGCGGCCTGACCCAGCTCGGCCGGCAGTTCGCCGGCAGCCTCTCGGTCACCGTCTACTCCTTCGTGATCGCCGCGGTGCTCGCCCTGATCCTCAAGTCGGTCAAGCTGCTGCGGGTCAACCCGGAGGCCGAGATCGGCGGCATCGACATCGCCGACCACGGCGAGACCGCGTACGAGAACACCCCGGCGGCCGGCTCCGGTGGCGGCGGCGCCTTCGCGATGGCGGGCCTCAAGCCGAGCGCCCCGATCGACGCTGACGGCAAGGCTGACACCAGCCAGAAGGTCGCCGGTTAA
- the ftsY gene encoding signal recognition particle-docking protein FtsY: MVEYVVAAVILLVVLVVGAVGLVVPRMRRKELPPPPVPQVPAVQEELPPLIDRVEAPVEPEPVVVEEEPQQVLEKPEPTAGRLVRLRARLARSQSALGRGLLSVLSRDHLEDDDWEEIEDSLITADVGVEATQVIVERLKERVRILGTRTVAEVREQLAEELVAALEPDLDRSLRTTPHDGRPAVLMVVGVNGAGKTTTCGKIGRVLIADGRSVLFGAADTFRAAAAEQLATWGERVGAETVRGPEGGDPASVAFDAVKRGIDTGVDTVVVDTAGRLQNKVGLMDELGKVKRVVEKHGAVDETLLVLDATTGQNGLEQARVFTEVVDVTGVVLTKLDGTAKGGIVIAVQRKLGIPVKLVGLGEGPDDLAPFEPVAFVEALLGETA, encoded by the coding sequence ATGGTGGAATACGTGGTCGCCGCAGTGATCCTGCTCGTCGTCCTGGTCGTGGGCGCGGTCGGGCTGGTCGTGCCCCGGATGCGCCGCAAGGAGCTTCCGCCGCCGCCGGTTCCTCAGGTGCCCGCGGTGCAGGAGGAGCTTCCTCCGCTCATCGACCGGGTCGAGGCTCCCGTCGAGCCCGAGCCGGTAGTGGTCGAGGAAGAGCCGCAACAGGTCCTGGAGAAGCCCGAGCCGACCGCCGGCCGCCTGGTCCGGCTGCGCGCCCGGCTGGCCCGCTCGCAGTCGGCGCTCGGCCGGGGGCTGCTCAGCGTCCTCTCCCGGGATCACCTGGAGGACGACGACTGGGAAGAGATCGAGGACAGCCTGATCACCGCGGACGTCGGCGTCGAGGCCACCCAGGTGATCGTCGAGCGGCTCAAGGAGCGGGTCCGGATCCTCGGCACCCGGACCGTCGCCGAGGTGCGCGAGCAGCTCGCCGAGGAGCTGGTCGCGGCGCTGGAGCCGGATCTGGACCGCAGTCTCCGGACCACCCCGCACGACGGCCGCCCGGCGGTCCTGATGGTGGTCGGCGTCAACGGCGCCGGCAAGACCACCACCTGCGGCAAGATCGGCCGGGTGCTGATCGCGGACGGCCGCAGCGTGCTGTTCGGCGCGGCCGACACGTTCCGGGCGGCGGCCGCCGAGCAGCTGGCCACCTGGGGCGAGCGGGTCGGCGCCGAGACCGTCCGCGGACCGGAGGGCGGTGACCCGGCGAGCGTGGCGTTCGACGCGGTCAAGCGCGGCATCGACACCGGGGTGGACACCGTCGTGGTGGACACCGCCGGCCGCCTGCAGAACAAGGTCGGCCTGATGGACGAGCTGGGCAAGGTCAAGCGGGTGGTGGAGAAGCACGGAGCGGTCGACGAGACACTGCTGGTGCTGGACGCCACCACCGGACAGAACGGACTCGAGCAGGCCCGGGTGTTCACCGAGGTGGTGGATGTCACGGGTGTGGTGCTCACCAAGCTGGACGGCACCGCGAAGGGCGGGATCGTCATCGCGGTGCAGCGCAAGCTGGGCATCCCGGTCAAGTTGGTGGGGCTCGGGGAGGGCCCGGACGACCTGGCGCCGTTCGAGCCGGTGGCCTTCGTCGAGGCTCTGCTGGGGGAGACCGCGTAG
- a CDS encoding DinB family protein: MTTWTAPEAHRVPEPQTGDERAMLRGWLDYHRQTLLLKCAGLTAEQLRLASVEPSRLTLLGLVRHMAEVERWWFRTNAAQDKSAGDLYCTEASPDGDFDDVAGADAEADFATFRAEIRACDDAVAALPLEHEFPGRRGPISLRWVYTHMIEEYARHNGHADLLRERVDGVTGD; this comes from the coding sequence ATGACTACCTGGACCGCGCCCGAGGCGCATCGCGTACCCGAACCGCAGACCGGCGACGAGCGCGCCATGTTGCGGGGCTGGCTGGATTACCACCGGCAGACCCTGCTGCTCAAGTGCGCCGGCCTGACCGCCGAGCAGCTGCGACTGGCCAGCGTCGAACCGTCGAGGCTCACCCTGCTCGGCCTGGTCCGGCACATGGCCGAGGTGGAGCGCTGGTGGTTCCGGACCAACGCGGCGCAGGACAAGTCGGCGGGCGACCTCTACTGCACCGAGGCGAGCCCGGACGGCGACTTCGACGACGTGGCCGGGGCGGACGCCGAGGCCGACTTCGCCACCTTCCGGGCCGAGATCAGGGCCTGCGACGACGCGGTGGCCGCGCTGCCGCTGGAGCACGAGTTCCCCGGCCGGCGCGGCCCGATCAGCCTGCGCTGGGTCTACACCCACATGATCGAGGAGTACGCCCGGCACAACGGCCACGCCGACCTGCTCCGCGAGCGCGTCGACGGCGTCACCGGCGACTAG
- a CDS encoding HAD family hydrolase, whose protein sequence is MRDRARALLIDLDGVLRRFDPAPMIAVEVKYGLKPAALLETAMSWDIYRPAMAGEITDDEWMKLVADRLPLDEAASAAAVAEWQPGRLGEVDPAALEFVRGVRAAGRKVGLATNATDRLRADLDALGLTGEVDLVLSSWEMKVHKPAPEYFQQACQELGELPKHVLFVDDDDRVIRGARAAGLAGYRWTGPEHVAYLRKALDLPD, encoded by the coding sequence ATGCGCGACCGCGCCCGGGCCCTGCTCATCGACCTGGACGGCGTGCTGCGCCGCTTCGACCCGGCCCCGATGATCGCCGTCGAGGTGAAGTACGGCCTGAAGCCGGCCGCCCTGCTGGAGACCGCGATGTCGTGGGACATCTACCGGCCCGCGATGGCCGGCGAGATCACCGACGACGAGTGGATGAAGCTGGTGGCCGACCGGCTGCCGCTGGACGAGGCGGCGTCGGCCGCCGCGGTGGCCGAGTGGCAGCCGGGCCGGCTCGGCGAGGTGGATCCGGCGGCCCTGGAGTTCGTCAGGGGCGTGCGTGCCGCCGGCCGCAAGGTCGGCCTGGCCACCAACGCCACCGATCGGCTGCGCGCCGACCTGGACGCGCTCGGGCTGACCGGCGAGGTGGACCTCGTCCTCAGCTCGTGGGAGATGAAGGTGCACAAGCCCGCCCCGGAGTACTTCCAGCAGGCCTGCCAGGAGCTCGGCGAGCTGCCCAAACACGTGCTCTTCGTGGACGACGACGACCGGGTGATCCGCGGCGCCCGCGCGGCCGGGCTGGCTGGTTACCGCTGGACCGGACCGGAGCACGTCGCCTACCTGCGCAAGGCTCTCGATCTCCCGGATTGA